In Phormidium yuhuli AB48, one genomic interval encodes:
- a CDS encoding heavy metal translocating P-type ATPase, which translates to MQVSPVQPDTQPHVQSLETLALDVGGMKCAGCVKAVERKLSQVPGVALAKVNLATEMATVACEPGVVNPETLAQTLTEGGFPSQLRRQEGLSLGDLEATEKRQREAQQQQQRQLGVALGLIILSVLGHLQMLGVPPIPGLSNIWFHFGLASLALLIPGREMIVEGARGLLKNAPSMNTLVGFGLVTAYLASTAALFFPNLAWECFFEEPVMLLGFVLLGRSLESRARNRASASLKSLVGLQPKTVHLLTEIEKLQPLNPETVVDLPADQVRVGDYLQVRPGEKIPVDGMLRVGETLVNESMLTGESLPVAKGPGDRLTTGTLNQSGSIIMQAQRTGKDTALARIVALVEEAQTRKAPVQRLADTVAGYFTYGIMTLAALTFLFWYGMGVNLFPQVLETAHEFPNLAHVHGMGQEPLSPLLLSLKLMIDVWAIACPCALGLATPTAILVGTGVGAERGLLIRGGDVLERVHQLDTVVFDKTGTLTTGRPQVSEIWQRGPHNLLQWTASVERETNHPLAEAIVSRAQTEGLNLLPVSDSQTEVGLGVRGMIESQVVLVGSRLWLERQGIVLETEVQDWLDQMAREGNSLVYVAIAGEFAGAIAVRDQLREEAAETVQALRDLGLQVQLLTGDRPETAQGIGQQLGLSPQEIMAQVTPQEKASRLAELQEMGLKVALVGDGINDAPALAQADVGLALNGGTDVAVETADIVLMGDRLQDILGSIRLSRATFNKIRQNLIWAFGYNLVGLPVAAGVLLPQFGILLDPAVAAGFMALSSVSVVTNSLLLRRFEG; encoded by the coding sequence ATGCAAGTCTCCCCTGTTCAACCGGATACTCAACCCCACGTTCAATCTCTGGAAACCCTGGCCCTCGATGTGGGGGGAATGAAATGTGCTGGCTGTGTCAAGGCCGTGGAACGGAAATTGAGCCAAGTTCCGGGAGTGGCTTTGGCGAAGGTGAATTTGGCGACGGAAATGGCGACGGTGGCTTGTGAACCGGGAGTCGTCAATCCCGAAACTCTGGCCCAAACCTTGACGGAGGGGGGGTTTCCCAGTCAGTTACGTCGTCAGGAGGGATTGTCGTTAGGGGATTTGGAGGCGACGGAGAAACGCCAGCGAGAGGCGCAACAGCAACAACAACGTCAGCTTGGGGTGGCCTTGGGGCTAATTATTCTCTCGGTGTTGGGCCATTTGCAAATGCTGGGGGTTCCCCCTATTCCGGGATTGAGTAATATCTGGTTTCATTTTGGCTTAGCATCCCTGGCGTTGCTGATTCCAGGGCGCGAGATGATTGTGGAGGGGGCCCGGGGCTTGCTCAAGAATGCGCCGAGTATGAATACGCTGGTGGGGTTTGGTTTGGTGACGGCCTATCTGGCGAGTACGGCGGCTCTGTTTTTTCCCAATTTGGCTTGGGAATGCTTTTTTGAGGAACCGGTGATGTTGTTGGGGTTTGTGCTGTTGGGGCGATCGCTGGAATCACGAGCCAGAAACCGGGCCTCGGCGTCTCTCAAGTCTCTGGTGGGGTTACAGCCGAAAACGGTGCATCTGTTGACGGAGATTGAGAAGTTGCAGCCGCTGAATCCTGAGACGGTGGTGGATTTACCGGCGGATCAGGTGCGGGTGGGGGACTATTTACAGGTTCGCCCCGGTGAGAAAATTCCGGTGGATGGGATGCTTCGGGTTGGGGAAACTCTGGTGAATGAGTCGATGTTGACGGGGGAATCTCTACCCGTCGCTAAAGGCCCGGGCGATCGCCTCACCACGGGAACGCTGAATCAGTCGGGAAGTATTATTATGCAGGCCCAACGCACGGGGAAAGATACGGCGTTGGCTCGGATTGTGGCTTTGGTGGAGGAGGCCCAAACTCGCAAGGCCCCGGTGCAACGATTGGCGGATACGGTGGCGGGTTATTTTACGTATGGGATTATGACTTTAGCTGCCTTGACATTTTTGTTTTGGTATGGTATGGGAGTCAATCTATTTCCCCAGGTCTTAGAGACGGCCCATGAGTTCCCCAATTTGGCTCATGTGCATGGGATGGGCCAGGAACCCCTGTCGCCGCTGTTGCTGAGTTTGAAGCTGATGATTGATGTGTGGGCGATCGCCTGTCCCTGTGCGTTAGGGTTGGCGACACCGACGGCGATTTTGGTGGGAACCGGTGTGGGTGCGGAACGGGGGTTGCTGATTCGTGGCGGGGATGTGTTGGAGCGGGTTCATCAACTCGATACGGTGGTGTTTGATAAAACGGGAACGTTAACCACTGGCCGTCCCCAGGTGAGCGAAATTTGGCAACGGGGCCCCCATAATCTCTTGCAATGGACGGCTTCGGTGGAACGGGAAACGAATCACCCTCTCGCTGAGGCGATCGTGAGTCGGGCCCAGACTGAGGGATTAAACTTGCTCCCGGTGTCGGATTCCCAGACGGAAGTGGGGTTAGGGGTACGGGGGATGATTGAGTCTCAGGTGGTGTTGGTGGGAAGTCGTCTCTGGTTGGAACGCCAGGGGATTGTTCTGGAGACGGAGGTGCAGGATTGGCTGGATCAGATGGCCCGTGAGGGAAATAGTCTGGTGTATGTGGCGATTGCTGGGGAGTTTGCAGGGGCGATCGCGGTTCGGGACCAGTTGCGGGAGGAGGCAGCGGAGACGGTGCAGGCCTTGCGGGACTTGGGATTGCAGGTGCAACTACTGACGGGCGATCGCCCGGAAACGGCTCAGGGGATTGGCCAACAGTTGGGCCTGTCTCCCCAAGAGATTATGGCTCAGGTGACTCCCCAGGAGAAAGCCTCGCGCCTGGCGGAGTTACAGGAGATGGGATTGAAGGTGGCCTTGGTGGGGGATGGTATTAATGATGCACCGGCGTTGGCTCAAGCGGATGTGGGCCTGGCGTTGAATGGGGGAACGGATGTGGCGGTGGAAACGGCGGATATTGTCTTGATGGGCGATCGCCTCCAGGATATCCTGGGGTCAATTCGTTTGAGTCGGGCCACCTTCAATAAGATTCGCCAAAATCTCATCTGGGCCTTTGGCTATAATCTCGTCGGACTCCCGGTGGCGGCTGGGGTGTTATTACCCCAGTTTGGCATTCTCCTCGATCCGGCGGTAGCGGCTGGCTTTATGGCCCTGAGTTCGGTGAGTGTGGTGACGAACTCGTTGCTGCTGCGTCGCTTTGAGGGGTGA
- the hpsU gene encoding hormogonium polysaccharide biosynthesis acetyltransferase HpsU has product MTSTEFSKPDLETPAWVDLRRYDQSDYDRGRSGVYVLLWWLVQAIAFPLSPHFANGFRCWLLRRFGATVGEGVIVRPTARFTYPWKVHIGDYCWIGDDVVFYSLDEICLGHHCVVSQKSYLCTGSHDIGDRRFGLKTNPIILGNGVWVATDCFVAAGVTIGSNTVVGARSSVFGNLPAGYVCLGSPCRAKSPRTMTEDSPPES; this is encoded by the coding sequence ATGACGTCAACTGAGTTCTCGAAACCGGATCTGGAGACTCCTGCTTGGGTGGATTTGCGCCGCTATGATCAATCGGATTACGATCGCGGTCGTTCGGGAGTCTATGTGTTGTTGTGGTGGCTGGTTCAGGCGATCGCCTTTCCCCTCTCGCCTCATTTCGCCAATGGTTTTCGCTGTTGGCTATTGCGTCGCTTTGGTGCGACGGTGGGGGAGGGGGTGATTGTCCGTCCGACGGCCCGATTTACCTATCCTTGGAAGGTTCATATCGGGGATTATTGCTGGATTGGCGATGATGTGGTGTTTTATAGTCTCGATGAGATTTGTCTGGGACACCATTGTGTGGTGTCTCAGAAAAGTTATCTCTGTACGGGAAGCCATGATATTGGCGATCGCCGCTTTGGTCTAAAAACAAACCCCATTATCCTAGGGAATGGGGTTTGGGTGGCGACGGATTGTTTTGTGGCCGCTGGGGTGACGATTGGCTCTAATACGGTGGTGGGGGCCCGCAGTAGTGTGTTTGGGAATCTTCCGGCGGGATATGTCTGTTTGGGGAGTCCCTGTCGCGCCAAATCGCCACGAACGATGACGGAGGACTCCCCCCCAGAGTCTTAG
- a CDS encoding phycobiliprotein lyase, with protein sequence MNISKFFRLSLGVWRSQRTGHNHELSHVEDVQSTLTATPLGLDEVQLLNACRDLGIDSYDISSPYRVEQDYQARFTHWQQSHSYLVIPVPNPDNANVGTLIYSYLDLDTAASRGTYELRPDGTLIVQMEQENAKREERIWFPSANLRLHVCMIRPSDRAVTTTIFTSDVRTSPASAMTDNSAIALQR encoded by the coding sequence ATGAACATTAGCAAATTTTTCCGACTCTCCTTGGGGGTGTGGCGATCGCAGCGAACCGGTCATAACCACGAACTCAGCCACGTCGAAGATGTCCAATCTACCCTAACAGCCACCCCTTTAGGCTTAGATGAGGTGCAATTACTCAACGCCTGTCGCGACTTGGGAATTGATAGTTATGACATCAGCTCCCCCTACCGAGTTGAGCAAGATTATCAAGCTCGCTTTACTCATTGGCAACAGAGTCATAGCTATTTAGTCATCCCCGTTCCCAACCCCGATAACGCCAATGTTGGGACTCTTATCTATAGCTATCTGGACTTAGACACAGCCGCTAGTCGGGGAACCTATGAATTACGGCCCGACGGAACCCTGATTGTGCAGATGGAGCAAGAAAACGCCAAGCGTGAGGAACGAATCTGGTTTCCCTCGGCTAACCTGCGGCTTCATGTCTGCATGATTCGGCCGAGCGATCGCGCCGTCACCACCACCATTTTTACCTCCGATGTCCGCACCAGTCCCGCATCCGCGATGACCGATAACTCGGCGATCGCCTTACAGCGTTAG
- a CDS encoding phycobiliprotein lyase produces the protein MELKTFQAFFDCCVGQWSTERTYHYMTRQEVERSHTDFVIHPLSGELKQKVLRDNAYPIPDNLDPLPGYHLEFATVSETGEEVEQQLNLLFVPTEDLGDHIEGDYLRDRAYEEDRPIISHFRFHNSSRELLMTTRYTRVVAVDSITLINPELRIRKILSYERPEANQPLEKVVLVGFGVEQKSSHSQT, from the coding sequence ATGGAACTTAAGACTTTTCAGGCGTTTTTTGATTGCTGCGTCGGTCAATGGAGTACCGAGCGCACCTACCACTATATGACTCGTCAAGAGGTGGAGCGATCGCACACCGACTTCGTCATCCATCCCCTCTCCGGCGAGCTTAAACAGAAAGTGCTGCGGGATAACGCCTATCCCATCCCAGACAACCTCGACCCCCTCCCCGGCTATCACCTGGAATTTGCGACCGTCTCAGAAACTGGGGAAGAAGTCGAACAACAACTGAATCTACTCTTTGTCCCCACCGAAGACCTCGGAGACCATATTGAAGGGGATTACCTGCGCGATCGCGCCTACGAAGAAGACCGGCCCATTATCTCCCACTTCCGCTTCCACAACAGCAGCCGCGAACTGTTGATGACCACCCGCTATACCCGAGTCGTCGCCGTGGACTCCATCACCCTGATTAACCCCGAACTGCGAATTCGCAAAATCCTCAGTTACGAGCGTCCCGAAGCCAATCAACCCTTAGAAAAGGTCGTTCTCGTTGGCTTTGGGGTGGAACAAAAATCATCCCATTCCCAAACCTAA
- a CDS encoding phycobiliprotein lyase, producing MTLSLHHQPLTAEALAQQFFRNCAGEWTSRRRYYSLNSGETQEVTSEITVEFLEPEQELLRELAQRHELQSDTPFLCGSRVTWESHYEGVSRKPSRGETVFGVRGDILYRDRGFATPKPVIADFWFTNPETMCLKTEYNNSSFEEELKLIGQKYRTRQTVICRDGEELMIGQYLETRH from the coding sequence ATGACTTTATCTCTACACCATCAACCGCTGACGGCCGAGGCCCTCGCCCAGCAATTTTTCAGGAATTGTGCGGGGGAGTGGACGTCCCGACGTCGCTACTACAGCCTCAACAGCGGGGAAACCCAAGAAGTCACCAGTGAAATTACCGTCGAATTTCTCGAACCCGAACAGGAGTTATTACGAGAGTTGGCCCAACGTCACGAACTCCAGAGTGACACCCCCTTCCTCTGCGGAAGTCGTGTCACCTGGGAAAGTCATTATGAAGGAGTCAGCCGCAAACCGAGTCGGGGAGAGACGGTGTTTGGGGTTCGGGGGGACATTCTCTATCGCGATCGGGGTTTCGCCACTCCTAAGCCGGTGATTGCCGATTTTTGGTTCACCAATCCTGAGACGATGTGTTTAAAAACCGAGTACAACAATTCCAGTTTTGAGGAGGAATTAAAACTGATTGGCCAAAAATACCGCACTCGTCAAACGGTCATTTGTCGCGATGGAGAAGAACTGATGATTGGTCAATACTTAGAAACCCGGCATTAG